A genomic segment from Demetria terragena DSM 11295 encodes:
- a CDS encoding patatin-like phospholipase family protein: MTPLRPVTAFVLGGGGILGATHVGAIRALLDDGIVPDMVLGTSIGAVNGAFVAADPTQAGLQRLHALWDELAAAAPWRDPLLRAPNRPRTPRATRPRRGRSHLLRPGPFLHLLDTHLPVERIEQMPVPFQCVAASIENASARWFSSGLAAPAILASCAVPGLFPSIEIDGEHYLDGGLVHSIPISRALTLGATRVFVVHVGRVEQPLKPPRWPWEAAQVAFEIARRHRYVEEMAALPKDVEVHVMPSGVDDAPMMSLLHRNPRYIARRIESAHKAGQDYLAQALGTSGGPP, encoded by the coding sequence TTGACCCCACTACGGCCCGTAACGGCCTTCGTTCTGGGTGGCGGTGGCATCCTCGGGGCGACACATGTTGGCGCGATCCGCGCTTTGCTCGACGACGGAATCGTGCCCGACATGGTCCTTGGCACCAGCATTGGTGCGGTGAATGGCGCCTTCGTGGCGGCCGACCCCACCCAGGCAGGACTCCAGCGCCTCCACGCTTTATGGGACGAATTGGCCGCGGCCGCACCATGGCGGGACCCGTTGCTGCGCGCGCCGAATCGGCCACGGACACCGCGGGCCACTCGCCCGCGGCGGGGTAGGTCCCATCTCCTGCGGCCAGGTCCGTTCCTGCACTTGCTAGACACCCACCTTCCGGTGGAGCGGATCGAGCAGATGCCGGTGCCCTTCCAATGCGTTGCGGCGAGCATTGAGAACGCCTCGGCTCGCTGGTTCAGCTCCGGTCTCGCGGCCCCAGCCATCCTCGCTTCCTGCGCCGTGCCCGGGCTATTTCCCAGCATCGAAATCGACGGCGAGCACTACCTCGACGGCGGCCTCGTGCACTCGATCCCGATCAGCCGAGCCCTCACCCTCGGCGCAACCCGCGTCTTCGTGGTGCACGTCGGGCGGGTTGAACAGCCACTGAAGCCGCCCCGGTGGCCGTGGGAAGCAGCACAGGTCGCCTTCGAGATCGCACGCCGCCATCGCTACGTCGAAGAGATGGCGGCGCTGCCAAAGGACGTCGAGGTCCACGTCATGCCCAGTGGTGTCGACGACGCACCGATGATGTCTCTGCTCCATCGGAACCCGCGCTATATCGCCCGTCGCATCGAGAGCGCCCACAAGGCTGGCCAGGACTATCTGGCCCAAGCGCTCGGCACCTCCGGCGGGCCACCATGA
- the lpdA gene encoding dihydrolipoyl dehydrogenase: MADHFDLVVLGAGPGGYVAAIRASQLGLKAAVIEKKYWGGVCLNVGCIPSKALIKNAELAHTLTHEKKKYGIEGDATMSYGPTHERSRAVSAGIVKGVHFLMKKNKITEIDGWGTFTGPKTISVADADGGTREITGDNIIIAAGAVTRMLPGVELSKNVVTYEEQILDPELPGSIVIAGSGAIGVEFAYVMKNFGVDVTVVEFLDRVVPTEDEAVSKELLKHYKKLGINVLLGTKVEGVEDTGSGVKVTVSPADGGEQKTLEADKFLSAIGFAPRVEGYGLEATGVELTDRGAIAIDDYMRTNVDGVYAIGDCTAKLMLAHVAEAQGVVAAETMAGAETMPVDYAMVPRATYCHPQIGSFGLSEKQAKDAGYDVKTATFPFSANGKAMGLGDPVGFVKVVADGKHNELLGAHMIGPDVTELLPVLTLAQKWDLTADEVSRNVFAHPTLSEAVKEAVEGIAGHMINL, encoded by the coding sequence GTGGCTGATCACTTTGACCTTGTCGTCCTCGGAGCCGGTCCTGGTGGGTATGTCGCGGCAATCCGCGCCTCCCAGCTCGGACTCAAGGCTGCTGTCATCGAGAAGAAGTACTGGGGCGGTGTGTGCCTCAACGTGGGCTGCATCCCGAGTAAAGCGCTGATCAAGAACGCTGAACTCGCACACACGCTGACCCATGAGAAGAAGAAGTACGGCATCGAGGGTGACGCCACGATGTCGTACGGACCGACCCACGAGCGCAGCCGGGCGGTCAGCGCCGGCATCGTCAAGGGCGTCCACTTCTTGATGAAGAAGAACAAGATCACCGAGATTGACGGATGGGGCACCTTCACTGGCCCCAAGACCATCTCGGTCGCGGACGCCGACGGCGGCACCCGCGAAATCACCGGCGACAACATCATCATCGCTGCGGGCGCGGTCACCCGCATGCTTCCTGGGGTCGAACTCAGCAAGAACGTGGTGACCTATGAGGAGCAGATCCTCGACCCCGAACTGCCCGGCTCCATCGTCATTGCTGGGTCCGGCGCCATCGGCGTCGAGTTCGCCTACGTCATGAAGAACTTCGGCGTCGACGTCACGGTTGTGGAGTTCCTCGACCGAGTCGTACCCACTGAGGATGAAGCAGTCTCCAAGGAGTTGCTCAAGCACTACAAGAAGTTGGGGATCAACGTCCTGCTCGGCACCAAAGTCGAAGGCGTCGAAGACACCGGCTCCGGCGTCAAGGTGACCGTCTCCCCCGCCGACGGTGGGGAGCAGAAAACCCTTGAAGCAGACAAGTTCCTCTCCGCAATTGGCTTCGCGCCACGCGTCGAGGGCTACGGCCTGGAGGCCACCGGCGTTGAACTGACTGACCGGGGTGCAATTGCCATTGACGACTACATGCGTACCAACGTCGATGGGGTCTACGCCATTGGCGACTGCACCGCGAAGTTGATGCTCGCCCACGTCGCCGAAGCGCAGGGTGTGGTCGCGGCCGAAACGATGGCCGGAGCCGAAACAATGCCCGTCGACTACGCGATGGTTCCGCGAGCGACCTACTGCCACCCACAGATTGGCTCCTTTGGGCTTTCCGAGAAGCAGGCCAAAGACGCCGGCTACGACGTCAAAACGGCAACCTTCCCGTTCAGCGCGAACGGCAAGGCGATGGGCCTTGGAGACCCCGTGGGCTTCGTCAAGGTCGTTGCCGACGGCAAGCACAACGAGTTGCTCGGCGCGCACATGATCGGCCCCGACGTGACGGAATTGCTTCCCGTCCTCACCCTTGCGCAGAAGTGGGATCTGACGGCGGACGAAGTCAGTCGCAACGTGTTTGCGCACCCCACGCTCTCTGAGGCCGTCAAGGAAGCCGTCGAGGGCATCGCCGGTCACATGATCAACCTTTGA
- a CDS encoding sugar-binding transcriptional regulator, with the protein MSESHRHLLATVARRYYLEDRSKVQIAHELSMSRFKVARLLVEARESGVVRIEVDPPTGVDADLSDTIRERLNLRRVIVVDSAEQTTAARRAAVAAAAADVLGGCLGADDILGLPSSRTVAAVVGVLPGLPPIEVVQLTGALRTGSDHDSSLDLVREAALLGGGTAHQFYAPFVASDAEAARILRDQPDAKDTAGRVADVTVAVVGIGAWKPDDSSLFDTATSAEHRELRRAGAIGEIAGIFLDANGIPVQAAVAERLITLRPHELRAIPHVIGIPFGPERAAIVRAAAAGGFIDTLICDGALARAVIETLDLEVSDPSHHPPSPR; encoded by the coding sequence GTGAGCGAGAGCCACCGGCACCTTCTGGCGACGGTCGCGCGTCGGTACTACCTGGAAGATCGATCCAAGGTGCAGATCGCGCACGAGTTGTCGATGAGCCGCTTCAAGGTCGCTCGGCTTCTCGTCGAGGCGCGCGAATCCGGCGTCGTGCGTATCGAAGTCGACCCGCCAACCGGAGTGGACGCTGATCTGTCCGACACCATCCGCGAGCGATTGAACCTGCGCCGCGTCATCGTGGTCGACAGCGCGGAGCAGACAACAGCAGCACGCCGTGCCGCCGTTGCGGCCGCGGCGGCCGATGTGCTCGGCGGCTGCCTTGGCGCTGACGATATTCTGGGGCTTCCCTCATCACGCACGGTGGCCGCCGTCGTGGGCGTCTTGCCCGGCCTCCCACCCATCGAGGTGGTGCAGTTGACGGGCGCACTACGCACCGGGTCAGACCACGATTCATCGCTTGACCTCGTGCGTGAGGCCGCTCTGCTCGGCGGCGGGACGGCTCACCAGTTCTACGCCCCCTTTGTGGCCAGCGATGCCGAGGCCGCGCGCATCCTGCGTGATCAGCCCGACGCCAAGGACACCGCTGGCCGTGTTGCGGACGTCACTGTGGCAGTGGTCGGCATCGGCGCGTGGAAGCCCGATGACTCCTCGCTGTTCGATACAGCGACCTCAGCCGAACACCGAGAACTTCGCCGTGCCGGAGCCATCGGCGAAATTGCTGGAATCTTCCTCGACGCCAACGGCATACCGGTTCAAGCAGCAGTCGCTGAGCGACTCATCACTCTTCGACCGCACGAGTTGCGGGCGATCCCCCACGTCATCGGGATTCCCTTCGGACCGGAACGTGCGGCCATCGTCCGGGCGGCCGCGGCCGGTGGATTTATCGACACCTTGATCTGTGACGGCGCACTCGCTCGTGCCGTCATTGAGACATTGGACCTCGAAGTGTCGGACCCCTCACATCACCCGCCGTCGCCCCGTTAG